A single Triticum dicoccoides isolate Atlit2015 ecotype Zavitan chromosome 2A, WEW_v2.0, whole genome shotgun sequence DNA region contains:
- the LOC119357668 gene encoding putative F-box/LRR-repeat protein At3g49150 produces the protein MGPEVSLPEDIIWKIHALMPIQDAARAACLSHDFLHSWRCYPKLIFDMRALGKQTRDFINIVDHIMRNHSGVGVKTFKLQTRDEFTVHPSYLDRWLQVAIIPGITEFTLGLPINSKMKYYFPGSLLSPEAAHSI, from the exons ATGGGGCCAGAGGTTAGCCTTCCAGAG GATATCATTTGGAAGATACATGCCCTTATGCCTATTCAAGATGCCGCTCGTGCTGCCTGCTTGTCTCATGATTTTCTTCACTCTTGGAGATGCTATCCCAAGCTCATATTTGATATGAGAGCACTAGGCAAACAAACAAGGGATTTTATCAACATAGTTGACCACATCATGCGGAATCACTCTGGCGTTGGGGTGAAGACATTTAAATTGCAAACTCGCGATGAGTTCACTGTGCATCCAAGTTATCTTGATCGCTGGCTGCAAGTTGCAATTATACCTGGGATCACAGAATTTACGCTAGGGCTCCCCATAAATAGCAAGATGAAATATTACTTTCCTGGTTCACTTCTATCTCCTGAGGCAGCACACTCAATCTAG